One Pseudonocardia sediminis DNA window includes the following coding sequences:
- the cutA gene encoding divalent-cation tolerance protein CutA yields MSAEHLVVTSTTDSEKSALALAAGAVEAKLGACAQVVGPVTSVFRWEGEVQTEPEWRVEIKTAADRLTELTEHLRRHHTYDLPEIIATPIEGGSAEYLTWLVDETR; encoded by the coding sequence ATGTCTGCCGAGCACCTCGTCGTCACCTCGACCACCGACAGCGAGAAGTCCGCCCTCGCCCTCGCGGCCGGAGCGGTCGAGGCGAAGCTGGGAGCCTGCGCGCAGGTCGTCGGGCCGGTGACCAGCGTGTTCCGCTGGGAAGGCGAGGTCCAGACCGAGCCGGAGTGGCGGGTGGAGATCAAGACCGCCGCGGACCGGCTCACGGAGCTGACCGAGCACCTGCGCCGTCACCACACCTACGACCTGCCCGAGATCATCGCCACGCCGATCGAGGGCGGCAGCGCCGAGTACCTGACGTGGCTGGTCGACGAGACACGGTGA
- a CDS encoding helix-turn-helix transcriptional regulator, producing the protein MTGRPDEAQRLHDLARLRRVRDRIDREYAQPLDVEALARGAHMSAGHLSREFRRAYGESPYSYLMTRRIERAMALLRRGDLSVTEVCFAVGSSSLGTFSARFSELVGMSPSAYRAENAPATAETPSCITRQVRRPVRNREAPARAPHLA; encoded by the coding sequence GTGACCGGCCGACCCGACGAGGCGCAGCGCCTGCACGACCTCGCGCGGCTGCGTCGCGTCCGGGACCGGATCGACCGCGAGTACGCCCAGCCCCTCGACGTCGAGGCGCTGGCCCGCGGCGCGCACATGTCGGCCGGGCACCTGAGCCGCGAGTTCCGGCGTGCCTACGGCGAGTCGCCGTACTCGTACCTGATGACGCGGCGCATCGAGCGGGCGATGGCGTTGCTGCGGCGCGGCGACCTGAGCGTCACCGAGGTCTGCTTCGCGGTCGGGTCCTCGTCGCTGGGCACGTTCAGCGCCCGGTTCAGCGAGCTGGTCGGGATGTCGCCGAGCGCCTACCGGGCCGAGAACGCCCCGGCCACCGCGGAGACGCCGTCGTGCATCACCCGGCAGGTCCGGCGACCGGTCAGGAATCGAGAAGCACCGGCTCGCGCGCCGCACCTAGCGTGA
- a CDS encoding VOC family protein, with protein sequence MNIDIHYAFLPQTDPDAALAFYRDTLGFEVRNDVGYDGMRWITVGPPGGSGTAVVLHPPAVDPGITDDERRTVLELIAKGSYGALTLATDDLDGLFEKLQAGDADVVQEPAEQFYGVRDCAFRDPTGNLIRINEVR encoded by the coding sequence ATGAACATCGACATCCACTACGCCTTCCTCCCGCAGACCGATCCCGATGCGGCCCTGGCCTTCTACCGCGACACCCTCGGCTTCGAGGTCCGCAACGACGTCGGGTACGACGGCATGCGCTGGATCACGGTCGGTCCCCCGGGCGGTTCCGGCACGGCGGTCGTGCTGCACCCGCCGGCCGTCGACCCCGGCATCACCGACGACGAGCGCCGCACCGTGCTCGAGCTGATCGCCAAGGGCAGCTACGGCGCGCTCACCCTGGCCACCGACGACCTCGACGGCCTGTTCGAGAAGCTGCAGGCCGGCGACGCCGACGTCGTCCAGGAACCGGCCGAGCAGTTCTACGGCGTCCGCGACTGTGCCTTCCGCGACCCCACCGGCAACCTGATCCGCATCAACGAAGTTCGCTGA
- a CDS encoding ATP-binding cassette domain-containing protein has protein sequence MHDADSHDLIRVHGARVNNLKDVHVEIPKRRLTVFTGVSGSGKSSLVFHTIAAESQRMINETYSAFVQGFMPTLARPDVDVLDGLTTAIIVDQQRMGADPRSTVGTATDANAMLRILFSRLGEPHIGSPQAFSFNVASISGAGAVTLEKGGKTVKEKRTFSITGGMCPRCEGRGAVNDFDLTALYDDAKSLNEGALTVPGYSMEGWYGRIYRGCGFLDPDKPIRDYSAKELDDLLYKEPTRLKVDGTNLTYVGLIPQIQKSYLSKDVEAMQPHIRAFVERVVTFTTCPECGGTRLSEAARSSRIGGIHIGDACAMQISDLAAWVRDLDEPSVGPLLTTLRHTLDSFVEIGLGYLSLDRPSGTLSGGEAQRTKMIRHLGSSLTDVTYVFDEPTIGLHPHDIARMNELLLALRDKGNTVLVVEHKPEAIAIADRVVDIGPGAGSAGGQVVFEGTVDGLRAADTLTGHHLDDRAHLKESVRTSSGAIEVRDATSHNLTGVDVDIPLGVLVVVTGVAGSGKSSLIHGSVAGRDGVVAIDQGAIRGSRRSNPATYTGLLEPIRKAFAKVNGVKPALFSANSEGACPSCNGAGVIYTDLAMMAGVATTCELCEGRRFDSAVLEYHLGGKDISEVLAMSVAQALAFFGEGEARTPAAHKILERLTDVGLGYLTIGQPLTTLSGGERQRIKLATHMGEKGGVLVLDEPTSGLHLADVENLLALLDRLVDSGKSVIVIEHHQAVMAHADWIIDLGPGAGHDGGRIVFEGTPSDLVADRTTLTGQHLAAYVGA, from the coding sequence ATGCACGACGCCGACAGCCACGACCTGATCCGCGTGCACGGCGCGCGCGTGAACAACCTCAAGGACGTGCACGTCGAGATCCCGAAGCGACGGCTGACGGTGTTCACCGGCGTCTCCGGCTCCGGCAAGAGCTCGCTGGTATTCCACACGATCGCCGCCGAGTCCCAGCGGATGATCAACGAGACCTACAGCGCGTTCGTGCAGGGGTTCATGCCGACGCTGGCCCGCCCCGACGTCGACGTCCTGGACGGCCTGACCACCGCGATCATCGTCGACCAGCAGCGGATGGGCGCCGACCCGCGTTCCACCGTCGGCACCGCCACCGACGCCAACGCGATGCTGCGCATCCTGTTCAGCCGTCTCGGGGAGCCCCACATCGGCTCGCCGCAGGCGTTCTCGTTCAACGTCGCCTCGATCAGCGGCGCGGGCGCGGTCACCCTGGAGAAGGGCGGCAAGACCGTCAAGGAGAAGCGGACCTTCTCCATCACCGGCGGGATGTGCCCGCGCTGCGAGGGCCGGGGAGCGGTCAACGACTTCGACCTGACCGCCCTCTACGACGACGCCAAGTCGCTCAACGAGGGCGCGCTCACGGTTCCCGGCTACAGCATGGAGGGCTGGTACGGCCGCATCTACCGCGGCTGCGGCTTCCTCGACCCGGACAAGCCGATCCGCGACTACTCCGCGAAGGAGCTCGACGACCTGCTGTACAAGGAGCCGACCCGGCTCAAGGTCGACGGGACGAACCTGACCTACGTGGGCCTGATCCCGCAGATCCAGAAGTCGTACCTGTCCAAGGACGTCGAGGCGATGCAGCCGCACATCCGGGCCTTCGTGGAGCGGGTCGTCACGTTCACCACCTGCCCCGAGTGCGGCGGCACGCGCCTGTCCGAGGCGGCCCGGTCGTCGAGGATCGGCGGGATCCACATCGGCGACGCCTGCGCGATGCAGATCAGCGACCTGGCCGCCTGGGTGCGGGATCTCGACGAGCCGTCGGTGGGCCCGTTGCTCACCACGCTGCGCCACACGCTCGACTCGTTCGTCGAGATCGGGCTCGGCTACCTCTCGCTGGACCGTCCGTCGGGCACGCTGTCCGGCGGCGAGGCCCAGCGCACCAAGATGATCCGTCACCTCGGCTCGTCGCTCACCGACGTCACCTACGTCTTCGACGAGCCCACGATCGGCCTGCACCCGCACGACATCGCGCGGATGAACGAGCTGCTGCTGGCATTGCGCGACAAGGGCAACACCGTGCTCGTCGTCGAGCACAAGCCGGAGGCGATCGCGATCGCCGACCGCGTCGTCGACATCGGACCGGGCGCCGGCAGCGCGGGCGGCCAGGTCGTCTTCGAGGGCACCGTCGACGGGCTGCGCGCCGCCGACACGCTCACCGGGCACCACCTCGACGACCGCGCCCACCTCAAGGAGTCGGTGCGGACGTCGTCGGGCGCGATCGAGGTGCGCGACGCCACGAGCCACAACCTGACCGGGGTCGACGTCGACATCCCGCTCGGCGTGCTCGTCGTCGTCACCGGGGTGGCGGGCTCGGGCAAGAGCTCTCTGATCCACGGCTCGGTCGCCGGCCGCGACGGCGTCGTCGCGATCGACCAGGGCGCGATCCGCGGGTCGCGCCGGAGCAACCCGGCCACCTACACCGGGCTGCTGGAGCCGATCCGCAAGGCGTTCGCGAAGGTCAACGGTGTGAAGCCGGCGCTGTTCAGCGCGAACTCCGAGGGCGCGTGCCCCAGCTGCAACGGCGCCGGGGTGATCTACACCGACCTGGCGATGATGGCCGGCGTCGCCACCACCTGCGAGCTGTGCGAGGGCAGGCGGTTCGACTCGGCCGTGCTGGAGTACCACCTGGGCGGCAAGGACATCAGCGAGGTGCTGGCGATGTCGGTCGCGCAGGCACTCGCCTTCTTCGGCGAGGGTGAGGCGAGGACGCCGGCCGCGCACAAGATTCTCGAACGGCTCACCGACGTCGGGCTCGGCTACCTCACGATCGGGCAGCCGCTCACCACGCTGTCCGGCGGAGAGCGCCAGCGGATCAAGCTGGCCACGCACATGGGCGAGAAGGGCGGCGTGCTCGTGCTCGACGAGCCGACGTCCGGCCTGCACCTCGCCGACGTCGAGAACCTGCTGGCGCTGCTCGACCGGCTCGTCGACTCCGGCAAGTCGGTGATTGTGATCGAGCACCACCAGGCCGTCATGGCCCACGCCGACTGGATCATCGACCTCGGTCCCGGTGCGGGCCACGACGGCGGCCGGATCGTCTTCGAGGGCACGCCGTCCGACCTCGTCGCCGACCGGACGACCCTGACCGGCCAGCACCTGGCGGCCTACGTCGGCGCCTGA
- a CDS encoding AMP-binding protein encodes MSMRSPYPDVEIPDVSLTEFLFADGFGDRADAPALLDGGSGTSISYAELAGMIEKIAAGLAERGIGTGDVVALFGPNSPQWAALFHGILRANAIVTSANSMYTGGELAHQLEDSGAKMVITVSPFLDRALDGAKQAGIDAAQVLTIDATDGHESLADLLATSAQPPALTTTSTDTAVLPYSSGTTGLAKGVILTHRNLVANLLQIEVMGDVNSQTKIMAFLPFFHIYGMTVMMNQGLHARATVVTMAKFDLAEFLRITVQYQVDRLYIAPPVAVALAKHPSIDDVDLSCVKTIFSGAAPLDGELGRAVAKRLDCTVLQGYGMTELSPVSHCMPDDRGDLDLNSSGFALPNIECKLVDPESGQEVPVGERGELWVKGPNVMVGYLNNSDATDATKDADGYLHTGDIAVVDDEGVYSIVDRVKELIKYKGYQVPPAELEALLLTHDEIADAAVIGVKDADGEEIPKAYVVRQAAGADLTEDDVMTFVAEKVAPHKKVRVVEFIDQIPKSAAGKILRKDLRARETA; translated from the coding sequence ATGTCGATGCGCAGCCCGTACCCGGACGTCGAGATCCCCGACGTCTCGCTCACCGAGTTCCTCTTCGCCGACGGCTTCGGCGACCGGGCCGACGCACCGGCACTGCTCGACGGCGGGTCCGGGACGTCGATCTCCTACGCCGAGCTGGCCGGCATGATCGAGAAGATCGCCGCGGGCCTGGCCGAGCGCGGGATCGGGACCGGTGACGTCGTCGCTCTGTTCGGTCCGAACTCCCCGCAGTGGGCCGCGCTGTTCCACGGCATCCTGCGCGCCAACGCGATCGTGACCAGCGCGAACTCGATGTACACCGGCGGCGAGCTGGCGCACCAGCTCGAGGACTCCGGGGCGAAGATGGTCATCACCGTCTCGCCGTTCCTGGACCGCGCCCTCGACGGCGCGAAGCAGGCCGGCATCGACGCCGCGCAGGTCCTGACGATCGACGCCACCGACGGCCACGAGTCGCTCGCGGACCTTCTCGCGACCTCGGCGCAGCCGCCGGCGCTGACGACGACGTCGACCGACACCGCGGTGCTGCCCTACTCCTCGGGCACCACCGGCCTGGCCAAGGGCGTCATCCTCACCCACCGCAACCTGGTCGCGAACCTGCTCCAGATCGAGGTCATGGGCGACGTCAACTCCCAGACCAAGATCATGGCCTTCCTGCCGTTCTTCCACATCTACGGCATGACGGTGATGATGAACCAGGGCCTGCACGCCCGGGCCACCGTCGTCACGATGGCCAAGTTCGACCTGGCCGAGTTCCTGCGGATCACCGTGCAGTACCAGGTCGACCGGCTCTACATCGCCCCGCCGGTCGCGGTCGCGCTGGCCAAGCACCCCAGCATCGACGACGTCGACCTGTCGTGCGTCAAGACCATCTTCTCCGGCGCCGCCCCGCTCGACGGCGAGCTCGGCCGGGCCGTGGCCAAGCGACTGGACTGCACGGTCCTGCAGGGCTACGGCATGACCGAGCTGTCCCCGGTCAGCCACTGCATGCCCGACGACCGCGGCGACCTCGACCTGAACTCCTCGGGCTTCGCGCTGCCGAACATCGAGTGCAAGCTGGTCGACCCGGAGTCCGGCCAGGAGGTCCCGGTCGGCGAGCGCGGCGAGCTGTGGGTCAAGGGCCCGAACGTGATGGTCGGCTACCTGAACAACTCCGACGCCACCGACGCGACCAAGGACGCCGACGGCTACCTGCACACCGGTGACATCGCGGTCGTCGACGACGAGGGCGTCTACTCGATCGTCGACCGGGTCAAGGAGCTGATCAAGTACAAGGGCTACCAGGTGCCGCCGGCCGAGCTGGAGGCCCTGCTGCTGACCCACGACGAGATCGCCGACGCGGCCGTCATCGGGGTCAAGGACGCCGACGGCGAGGAGATCCCGAAGGCCTACGTGGTCAGGCAGGCCGCCGGCGCCGACCTCACCGAGGACGACGTGATGACGTTCGTCGCGGAGAAGGTCGCGCCGCACAAGAAGGTCCGCGTGGTCGAGTTCATCGACCAGATCCCGAAGTCCGCCGCGGGCAAGATCCTGCGCAAGGACCTCCGCGCCCGAGAGACCGCCTGA
- a CDS encoding YbjN domain-containing protein yields MTTHPGADTLIADALADMEVDHAHRGEGQFIVTLPGTSRLQTHCWLLVRDQTMAVQAFVCRQPDENHVGVYKFMLMRNARLYGVHYSLDRVGDIHLVGRIPRHAITADEIDRVLGSVLEAADGDFNTFLELGFASSIRREYAWRSQNGESTANLKAFEHLFA; encoded by the coding sequence ATGACCACACACCCCGGGGCCGACACCCTGATCGCCGACGCCCTCGCGGACATGGAGGTCGACCACGCGCACCGCGGCGAGGGGCAGTTCATCGTCACCCTGCCGGGAACGTCCCGCCTGCAGACGCACTGCTGGCTGCTGGTGCGTGACCAGACGATGGCGGTGCAGGCGTTCGTCTGTCGTCAGCCCGACGAGAACCACGTCGGCGTCTACAAGTTCATGCTGATGCGCAACGCCCGGCTCTACGGCGTGCACTACTCCCTGGACCGGGTCGGCGACATCCACCTCGTCGGCCGCATCCCCCGGCACGCCATCACCGCCGACGAGATCGACCGCGTCCTGGGCTCCGTGCTCGAGGCCGCCGACGGCGACTTCAACACCTTCCTCGAGCTGGGCTTCGCCTCCTCGATCCGCCGCGAGTACGCCTGGCGGTCGCAGAACGGCGAGTCGACGGCCAACCTCAAGGCCTTCGAGCACCTCTTCGCCTGA
- the mshA gene encoding D-inositol-3-phosphate glycosyltransferase: MTRSELPQRVAVLSVHTSPTEQPGTGDAGGMNVYVAQTAIRMARRGVEVEIFTRATSSEQPPFVELAPGVQVRYVAAGPFEGLGKDDLPSQLCAFTAGVLRAEARHEPGYYDVVHSHYWLSGQVGWLARDRWGVPLVHSAHTLARVKNAALAAGDTPEPRVRVIGEDQVVSEADRLVANTEIEAKQLIDLYDADPQRTVTIPPGVDTDRFRPGDRRAARAQLDIADDAVVLAFVGRIQPLKAPDVLLRAAAELLHRDPSLRERLVVLVAGGPSGSGMAEPTALQELNTELGLDDVTRFLPPRGGDELVHVYRAADVVAVPSHNESFGLVALEAQACGTPVVATRVGGLPVAVAEGRSGLLVTGHDIGDWADALGELALDPDRRERMASAAAEHAHRFSWDRTTEALLGAYDEARREFHARVGGRA, translated from the coding sequence GTGACACGGTCGGAGCTGCCGCAGCGGGTCGCCGTCCTGTCGGTGCACACCTCGCCGACCGAGCAACCGGGCACCGGTGATGCGGGCGGCATGAACGTCTACGTCGCCCAGACCGCGATCCGGATGGCACGCCGCGGCGTCGAGGTCGAGATCTTCACCCGGGCGACGTCGTCGGAGCAGCCGCCGTTCGTCGAGCTCGCCCCGGGCGTGCAGGTCCGCTACGTCGCGGCCGGGCCGTTCGAGGGTCTCGGCAAGGACGACCTGCCCAGCCAGCTGTGCGCGTTCACCGCCGGTGTCCTGCGCGCCGAGGCCCGGCACGAGCCCGGCTACTACGACGTCGTGCACTCGCACTACTGGCTCTCCGGGCAGGTCGGCTGGCTCGCCCGGGACCGCTGGGGCGTCCCGCTCGTGCACAGCGCGCACACCCTGGCCCGGGTGAAGAACGCCGCGCTGGCCGCGGGGGACACCCCGGAGCCGCGCGTGCGGGTGATCGGCGAGGACCAGGTCGTCTCCGAGGCCGACCGGCTCGTCGCGAACACCGAGATCGAGGCCAAGCAGCTGATCGACCTCTACGACGCCGACCCGCAGCGCACCGTCACCATCCCGCCCGGCGTCGACACCGACCGCTTCCGGCCCGGCGACCGGCGCGCCGCCCGCGCCCAGCTCGACATCGCCGACGACGCCGTCGTGCTCGCGTTCGTCGGCCGCATCCAGCCCCTCAAGGCCCCCGACGTGCTGCTGCGCGCCGCGGCCGAGCTGCTCCACCGGGACCCGTCGCTGCGCGAGCGCCTGGTCGTGCTCGTCGCCGGGGGGCCGTCGGGGAGCGGGATGGCCGAGCCGACGGCGCTGCAGGAGCTGAACACCGAGCTCGGCCTGGACGACGTCACGCGTTTCCTGCCGCCCCGCGGCGGGGACGAGCTGGTCCACGTCTACCGCGCCGCCGACGTCGTCGCCGTCCCCAGCCACAACGAGTCGTTCGGCCTGGTCGCCCTGGAGGCCCAGGCCTGCGGGACGCCGGTGGTCGCGACCCGGGTCGGCGGGCTCCCGGTGGCGGTCGCCGAGGGCCGCTCCGGGCTGCTGGTGACCGGGCACGACATCGGCGACTGGGCCGACGCCCTGGGCGAGCTGGCCCTGGACCCGGACCGTCGCGAGCGGATGGCGTCGGCGGCCGCCGAGCACGCCCACCGCTTCTCCTGGGACCGCACGACCGAAGCCCTGCTGGGCGCCTACGACGAGGCCCGCCGCGAGTTCCACGCGCGGGTCGGAGGACGCGCATGA
- a CDS encoding sacsin N-terminal ATP-binding-like domain-containing protein has translation MRRTLRRGGRHRLAGARLRAGLRRRRGPGTRELLIASSDPFGTTGLRTAVLDAWASSPTRFREDANAEEDLRLGGYADTWCVELVQNAADAGHAAGGPGRVRFTVAGDELRVANTGAPLDAAGVTALASLRASAKRDDDGATGRFGVGFAAVLALTDEPRLVTTGADGDAVGVRFSASATAEEVAALPGPAAEAQRRDGRVPVLRLAWPLDAGEDPVPSGFTSEVRLPLRDPSAASALLDEVRAIAPDLLLALPGLGAIEVGDDVVERSEEPGGLVRVGPRRWRLVRRSADVRSTAAAAEERDGAGAVVVWAVPVDDDGHPRPLTADRTQVLHAPTASAERLSLPARLIAPFPLDPDRRRIRDGARTDALVAAAGRAYADLVTALDPADRTALVPEPAFPRSVLDGRLRESVGDALDGADWLPGAGGTDLVPRRAEWLDVPGTDGLPELLAGADPSFARLVATGPPPPSGLDLDRVPPPELVDRLLSVEASPDWWRRVYAALAPALDAVPGLADDLRALPVPLADGRVVRGPGSVLLPDEGGDDAVTAIAALGISGLHVAAPEAVHPLLRRLGAGDADRAALRAHPALREAVARSLDDADAGLDVEPLARAVLALLEGAGRESWAGALALTDDDGVPARADELVLPDAAIAPVLDPDAPVGVLAQEWTDAGRDALVAAGVLDSFAVVTAPDGGDLDLHDADAWLDEHEPGTEPVVAVRDLDLVADDAWPAALALLAGDRDTRAAVLVPGGYTAWWLARHARIGGHPASHWRTASATGLAGLYDPVPVGNGDEAVLAAAGVRDRLHVDGPGDAADLLDRLGDDRREAGPGLVVAAHAVLAEALTAERVDVADLDPPDRVRALTGAVVAAEGAVVLDAPWAAPALEGRGLVTGGDPDVLAELLDLPLASETVRGKPSEPAAGTPVRWAEVTEVVVACHTLGVGVPDGELVRHDELRVDLTAPEQRRITVAAWPGADGRWHASDPLRALVGALSTTSRARKWT, from the coding sequence GTGCGGCGCACACTCCGACGTGGTGGCCGACATCGGCTCGCCGGTGCACGTCTCCGCGCTGGTCTACGACGACGGCGTGGACCTGGAACCCGCGAGCTCCTGATCGCCTCCTCCGATCCGTTCGGTACGACAGGGCTGCGCACGGCGGTCCTCGACGCGTGGGCGTCGTCGCCGACACGGTTCCGCGAGGACGCCAACGCCGAGGAGGACCTGCGTCTCGGCGGCTACGCCGACACCTGGTGCGTCGAGCTGGTGCAGAACGCCGCCGACGCGGGACACGCCGCCGGCGGGCCCGGCCGGGTGCGGTTCACCGTCGCCGGTGACGAGCTGCGGGTCGCGAACACCGGGGCCCCGCTGGACGCCGCGGGCGTGACGGCGCTGGCGTCGTTGCGGGCCTCGGCCAAGCGCGACGACGACGGCGCGACCGGCCGTTTCGGCGTCGGGTTCGCCGCGGTGCTGGCGCTCACCGACGAGCCGCGCCTGGTCACCACCGGCGCGGACGGTGACGCGGTGGGGGTGCGCTTCTCCGCGTCGGCGACGGCGGAGGAGGTCGCGGCGCTGCCCGGCCCGGCCGCCGAGGCGCAGCGCCGGGACGGGCGGGTGCCGGTGCTGCGGCTGGCGTGGCCGCTCGACGCCGGCGAGGACCCGGTCCCGTCCGGGTTCACCAGCGAGGTCCGGCTCCCGCTGCGCGACCCCTCCGCGGCGTCCGCGCTGCTCGACGAGGTCCGCGCGATCGCCCCCGACCTGCTGCTCGCGCTGCCCGGACTCGGCGCGATCGAGGTCGGCGACGACGTCGTCGAGCGGTCGGAGGAACCCGGGGGTCTGGTCCGGGTCGGCCCGCGACGGTGGCGGCTCGTGCGGCGCTCGGCGGACGTGCGGTCGACGGCGGCGGCGGCCGAGGAACGCGACGGCGCCGGCGCGGTGGTCGTCTGGGCGGTACCGGTGGACGACGACGGGCACCCCCGGCCCCTCACCGCCGACAGGACCCAGGTGCTGCACGCCCCCACCGCGAGCGCCGAGCGGCTCTCCCTCCCGGCGCGGCTGATCGCACCGTTCCCGCTGGACCCCGACCGTCGCCGGATCCGCGACGGCGCCCGCACCGACGCCCTCGTCGCCGCCGCGGGGCGGGCCTACGCCGACCTGGTGACCGCCCTCGATCCGGCCGACCGCACCGCCCTGGTGCCGGAGCCCGCGTTCCCCCGCTCCGTGCTCGACGGCCGGCTGCGCGAATCCGTCGGCGACGCCCTGGACGGCGCGGACTGGCTGCCCGGCGCCGGCGGCACGGACCTGGTGCCGCGGCGCGCGGAGTGGCTCGACGTGCCCGGCACCGACGGGCTGCCCGAGCTGCTGGCCGGGGCGGACCCGTCGTTCGCCCGGCTGGTCGCGACCGGGCCGCCCCCGCCATCCGGGCTCGACCTGGACCGGGTCCCGCCGCCGGAGCTGGTGGACCGGCTGCTCTCGGTCGAGGCGTCGCCGGACTGGTGGCGGCGGGTCTACGCGGCGCTCGCGCCGGCGCTCGACGCGGTGCCGGGACTGGCCGACGACCTGCGCGCGCTGCCCGTCCCGCTCGCCGACGGACGGGTCGTACGCGGGCCCGGATCGGTGCTGCTGCCGGACGAGGGCGGCGACGACGCGGTCACCGCGATCGCCGCGCTGGGGATCTCCGGCCTGCACGTCGCCGCACCCGAGGCCGTGCATCCGCTGCTGCGCCGGCTCGGCGCCGGGGACGCCGACCGGGCCGCGCTGCGCGCCCACCCCGCGCTGCGCGAGGCCGTCGCCCGCTCGCTGGACGACGCCGACGCCGGTCTCGACGTCGAACCGCTGGCCCGCGCCGTCCTCGCCCTGCTCGAGGGCGCCGGACGGGAGAGCTGGGCCGGAGCACTCGCCCTCACCGACGACGACGGCGTCCCCGCCCGCGCCGACGAGCTCGTCCTGCCCGACGCCGCGATCGCACCCGTGCTGGACCCGGACGCCCCGGTCGGGGTGCTCGCGCAGGAGTGGACCGACGCCGGTCGCGACGCGCTCGTCGCGGCCGGGGTGCTGGACTCGTTCGCGGTCGTCACCGCGCCGGACGGCGGCGACCTGGATCTGCACGACGCCGACGCCTGGCTCGACGAACACGAGCCCGGAACCGAGCCCGTGGTGGCGGTCCGCGATCTGGACCTCGTCGCCGACGACGCCTGGCCGGCCGCGCTCGCGCTCCTGGCCGGTGACCGCGACACCCGCGCCGCGGTGCTCGTTCCCGGCGGCTACACGGCCTGGTGGCTGGCCCGGCACGCGAGGATCGGCGGGCACCCGGCGAGCCACTGGCGCACCGCGTCCGCCACCGGCCTGGCCGGGCTCTACGACCCCGTGCCGGTCGGGAACGGCGACGAGGCGGTGCTCGCCGCGGCCGGCGTCCGCGACCGCCTGCACGTCGACGGCCCCGGCGATGCCGCGGACCTGCTGGACCGCCTCGGGGACGACCGCCGCGAGGCCGGGCCCGGCCTCGTCGTCGCCGCGCACGCCGTGCTGGCCGAGGCACTGACCGCGGAGCGGGTCGACGTCGCCGACCTCGACCCGCCGGACCGGGTCCGCGCCCTGACCGGCGCCGTCGTCGCGGCGGAGGGTGCCGTCGTCCTGGACGCGCCGTGGGCGGCGCCCGCACTGGAGGGTCGCGGCCTGGTCACCGGCGGCGACCCGGACGTCCTCGCCGAGCTGCTGGACCTGCCGTTGGCCTCGGAGACCGTGCGCGGCAAGCCGTCCGAGCCCGCCGCCGGTACCCCGGTCCGCTGGGCCGAGGTGACCGAGGTCGTGGTGGCGTGCCACACGTTGGGCGTCGGCGTCCCGGACGGCGAGCTGGTCCGCCACGACGAGCTCCGCGTCGACCTCACCGCCCCGGAGCAGCGGCGGATCACCGTCGCGGCCTGGCCCGGCGCCGACGGGCGGTGGCACGCCTCGGACCCGCTCCGCGCACTGGTCGGTGCGCTGTCAACCACCTCGCGTGCTAGGAAGTGGACGTGA
- a CDS encoding DUF3027 domain-containing protein has translation MSAPTPTDAPPALRDAVDLARSAAVEEAAAEVGDDSAGTVGEHLGCEAESDGGLTHFFSAELPGYHGWRWAVTLAWVGDGEPVTVSEAVLLPGPQALVAPAWVPWDQRVQPGDLKPGDLLPAPADDPRLVPGYAESEDPAVEEVATEVGLGRERVLSVAGRDEAAARWQDGEYGPSADLAKAAPATCGTCGFLMSLAGSMRGVFGVCANEYSPADAQVVAVGFGCGAHSDVVADIGSPVHVSALVYDDGVDLEPASS, from the coding sequence GTGAGCGCACCCACCCCCACCGACGCACCGCCCGCGCTGCGCGACGCCGTGGACCTGGCCCGCTCCGCCGCCGTCGAGGAGGCCGCGGCGGAGGTCGGCGACGACTCCGCCGGCACCGTCGGCGAGCACCTCGGCTGCGAGGCCGAGTCCGACGGCGGTCTGACCCACTTCTTCTCCGCCGAGCTGCCCGGCTACCACGGCTGGCGCTGGGCGGTCACGCTCGCCTGGGTCGGCGACGGGGAGCCGGTGACGGTCAGCGAGGCCGTGCTGCTGCCCGGCCCGCAGGCCCTCGTGGCCCCGGCCTGGGTGCCGTGGGACCAGCGCGTGCAGCCCGGTGACCTCAAGCCCGGCGACCTACTGCCCGCCCCGGCCGACGACCCGCGCCTGGTGCCCGGCTACGCCGAGTCCGAGGACCCGGCCGTCGAGGAGGTCGCGACCGAGGTCGGGCTGGGCCGCGAGCGCGTCCTGTCCGTCGCCGGCCGCGACGAGGCCGCGGCGCGCTGGCAGGACGGCGAGTACGGCCCGTCCGCGGACCTGGCGAAGGCCGCGCCCGCGACGTGCGGGACCTGCGGGTTCCTGATGTCGCTGGCCGGGTCGATGCGCGGCGTGTTCGGCGTCTGCGCCAACGAGTACTCCCCGGCCGACGCGCAGGTCGTCGCCGTCGGGTTCGGGTGCGGCGCACACTCCGACGTGGTGGCCGACATCGGCTCGCCGGTGCACGTCTCCGCGCTGGTCTACGACGACGGCGTGGACCTGGAACCCGCGAGCTCCTGA